The proteins below come from a single Agromyces flavus genomic window:
- a CDS encoding SIS domain-containing protein gives MLETTILGFDEATFRTQTASAVALRPQIEEVVDRLQEQGFANLFLIGAGGTYAAMWPYEHLARRGSTLPVRSVIAAELIESGDATLGSDSVAIFTSVSGTTDDSLRAIEYCKARGVTTIGFTGYPESPIAQAVDIPLVSEPKTWPFDTQLLLFMTKLLSERGEFEGYEKFADELAGLPDILVRVAEQAEPVASAFAEAHADADYHFLVGGGNLWGFTYLYSMCILEEMQWLRTTRVHSAEFFHGSLELLEPDTSVIVFQGEDETRALTDRVERFVKRVSNDVTVFDTKDYELEGISPEFRGLLAPLVLDTVMGRVSKHLERVRDHSLDLRRYYRVVEY, from the coding sequence ATGCTCGAGACCACGATCCTCGGCTTCGACGAGGCGACGTTCCGCACCCAGACCGCGAGCGCCGTGGCGCTGCGTCCGCAGATCGAGGAGGTGGTGGATCGCCTCCAGGAGCAGGGCTTCGCGAACCTCTTCCTGATCGGCGCGGGCGGCACCTACGCGGCCATGTGGCCGTACGAGCACCTCGCGCGGCGCGGCTCGACCCTCCCGGTGCGATCCGTGATCGCCGCCGAGCTCATCGAGTCGGGCGACGCCACACTCGGCTCCGACTCGGTCGCGATCTTCACCTCGGTGTCGGGGACCACCGACGACAGCCTTCGCGCGATCGAGTACTGCAAGGCCCGCGGCGTGACCACCATCGGCTTCACCGGATACCCCGAGTCGCCCATCGCGCAGGCCGTCGACATCCCGCTCGTCTCGGAGCCGAAGACCTGGCCGTTCGACACGCAGCTGCTGCTCTTCATGACGAAGCTGCTCTCGGAGCGGGGCGAGTTCGAGGGGTACGAGAAGTTCGCCGACGAGCTGGCCGGCCTGCCCGACATCCTCGTCCGCGTCGCCGAGCAGGCCGAGCCCGTGGCATCTGCCTTCGCCGAGGCGCACGCCGACGCCGACTACCACTTCCTCGTCGGCGGCGGGAACCTGTGGGGCTTCACCTATCTCTACTCGATGTGCATCCTCGAGGAGATGCAGTGGCTGCGCACCACTCGGGTGCACAGCGCCGAGTTCTTCCACGGCTCGCTCGAGCTCCTCGAGCCCGACACGAGCGTCATCGTCTTCCAGGGCGAGGACGAGACCCGCGCCCTCACCGACCGCGTCGAGCGGTTCGTGAAGCGCGTCTCGAACGACGTCACGGTGTTCGACACGAAGGACTACGAGCTCGAGGGCATCAGCCCCGAGTTCCGCGGGCTGCTCGCCCCGCTCGTGCTCGACACGGTGATGGGCCGCGTGTCGAAGCACCTCGAGCGCGTGCGCGACCACTCGCTCGACCTGCGTCGCTACTACCGCGTCGTCGAGTACTGA
- a CDS encoding PfkB family carbohydrate kinase, which yields MRVLGFGDNIVDRFLDRGLDYPGGNCVNVAVFAHRLGAEAGYLGVFGDDAAGTLLQEAIAAEGVDLSRSVVRAGESGVSALRVDDGERTFLGWNGGGVTVRSPLVLDDALLEYAAGFDLVHSSVYSRSEAELPKLAASRELVSFDLSSEDEFRTPEYLDRVAPHADLVLLSCSHLDVDQTRALLAEAVSRGASVALATRGTDGAIVTDGAVTVSAPARLVADPSTIVDTMGCGDAFLAGFVVSLLGTGWRRDAPPSNEQFAVALRAGADAAYDQCFVEGAFARARPSGEPVALSEESAAASMASVQAHG from the coding sequence ATGCGCGTACTCGGCTTCGGCGACAACATCGTGGATCGCTTCCTCGATCGCGGCCTCGACTATCCCGGTGGCAACTGCGTGAACGTCGCGGTCTTCGCGCACCGGCTCGGCGCCGAGGCGGGCTACCTCGGGGTCTTCGGGGATGACGCGGCCGGAACGCTGCTGCAGGAGGCGATCGCAGCCGAGGGCGTCGACCTCTCGCGGAGCGTCGTGCGGGCGGGGGAGAGTGGGGTCTCCGCACTTCGAGTAGACGACGGCGAGCGCACGTTCCTCGGCTGGAACGGCGGCGGCGTGACGGTGCGGTCGCCGCTCGTACTGGATGACGCCCTGCTCGAGTACGCCGCCGGGTTCGACCTCGTGCACTCGAGCGTGTACTCGCGCAGCGAGGCGGAACTTCCGAAGCTCGCGGCATCCCGGGAGCTCGTGTCGTTCGACCTCTCGAGCGAGGACGAGTTCCGCACGCCCGAGTACCTCGATCGCGTGGCGCCGCACGCCGATCTCGTGCTGCTGTCGTGCTCGCACCTCGACGTCGACCAGACGCGGGCGCTGCTGGCCGAGGCCGTGTCCCGCGGGGCATCCGTCGCCCTCGCGACCCGCGGCACCGACGGCGCGATCGTGACCGACGGCGCCGTGACGGTGTCTGCGCCGGCCCGACTCGTGGCCGATCCCTCCACGATCGTCGACACGATGGGCTGCGGCGACGCGTTCCTCGCCGGGTTCGTGGTGTCCCTGCTCGGGACCGGCTGGCGCCGTGACGCGCCGCCCTCGAACGAGCAGTTCGCGGTGGCGCTCCGAGCCGGCGCCGACGCCGCGTACGACCAGTGCTTCGTCGAGGGCGCATTCGCTCGCGCCCGCCCGTCGGGGGAGCCCGTCGCCCTCTCCGAGGAGTCCGCCGCCGCTAGCATGGCGTCTGTCCAGGCGCACGGGTGA
- a CDS encoding LacI family DNA-binding transcriptional regulator: protein MAERERPSSPPTISEVAAAAGVGRASAARTLGGYGYVSPELRERVLAAAEELGYRANALARSMSTGITHTLGVIVADIGNPFFAGVVRGISDTSRERGFDTIVLSTHESLDEEIAAMNVLIDKRVDGVIVASAAVERADVAHLTAAIEHGIPVVLVDREVSHLDLDAVVIDNREAAREAVDSLIRAGHTRIGFVWGPTTDTRPATRRELLAAAAKNLWTDAERLRGYLDALDDAGIPFDPDLVMVGVKTEERAIDEVARMLALPDRPTAVFCTETDAMTGSLRAIRAAGLAYPGDVSLIGFDDSSWAAVMDPPLTMIAQPMHELGETAAATLLALIDGEPTTRSRHTLETTLVSRASVAPPGGARR, encoded by the coding sequence ATGGCGGAACGCGAGCGGCCCTCCAGCCCCCCGACGATCTCCGAGGTCGCCGCGGCTGCCGGTGTCGGCCGCGCTTCGGCCGCCCGCACACTCGGCGGGTACGGCTACGTCAGTCCCGAACTCCGCGAGCGAGTCCTCGCGGCCGCCGAGGAGCTCGGCTACCGGGCGAATGCCCTGGCCCGCAGCATGTCGACGGGCATCACCCACACGCTCGGCGTCATCGTCGCCGACATCGGCAATCCGTTCTTCGCGGGCGTGGTGCGCGGCATCTCCGACACGTCGCGCGAGCGCGGCTTCGACACGATCGTCCTGAGCACGCACGAGTCGCTCGACGAAGAGATCGCCGCGATGAACGTCCTCATCGACAAGCGCGTCGACGGCGTCATCGTCGCGTCGGCGGCCGTCGAGCGAGCGGATGTCGCGCACCTCACGGCCGCCATCGAGCACGGCATCCCCGTGGTGCTCGTCGACCGTGAGGTCTCCCACCTCGACCTCGACGCCGTCGTGATCGACAACCGGGAGGCCGCGCGCGAGGCGGTGGATTCGCTGATCCGGGCCGGACACACCCGCATCGGCTTCGTTTGGGGCCCGACGACCGACACGCGCCCGGCTACCCGCCGTGAGCTGCTCGCGGCCGCGGCGAAGAACCTCTGGACCGACGCCGAGCGCCTTCGCGGCTACCTCGACGCGCTCGACGATGCGGGCATCCCGTTCGACCCCGACCTCGTCATGGTGGGAGTGAAGACCGAGGAGCGCGCGATCGACGAGGTCGCCCGCATGCTCGCCCTGCCCGACCGGCCGACCGCTGTGTTCTGCACCGAGACCGACGCCATGACCGGGTCGCTCCGCGCCATCCGCGCTGCCGGCCTCGCCTACCCGGGCGACGTGTCGCTGATCGGGTTCGACGACAGCTCGTGGGCCGCCGTGATGGACCCGCCGCTGACGATGATCGCGCAGCCGATGCACGAGCTCGGCGAGACGGCCGCGGCGACCCTGCTCGCGCTCATCGACGGCGAGCCGACGACCCGGTCGCGCCACACGCTCGAGACGACGCTCGTGTCGCGGGCGTCGGTCGCGCCGCCTGGGGGCGCCCGACGATGA
- a CDS encoding DUF1697 domain-containing protein produces MTAARGTPQDGARSGSRFVALLRGVNVGGRNAISMADLAASFRDAGYDDVSTYLQSGNVLFTARRRTGAALETELEAMLEQRFGIPLLVVVRSRDELAATIDAAPPDHGSSKLRSEVIFLKRPLTAADALAEFPDLRDGVDSVTPGPGAIYFSRVAARATKTRIQLVMAMPICRQMTMRTWRTCTALLDKLDAS; encoded by the coding sequence ATGACCGCCGCTCGGGGTACACCGCAGGATGGCGCGCGCAGCGGTTCGCGGTTCGTCGCGCTGTTGCGCGGTGTCAATGTCGGGGGCCGGAACGCGATCAGCATGGCCGATCTCGCCGCGAGCTTCCGCGACGCCGGGTACGACGACGTGAGCACGTACCTGCAGAGCGGCAACGTGCTGTTCACCGCCCGTCGCCGAACGGGCGCGGCACTCGAGACCGAGCTCGAGGCGATGCTCGAGCAACGGTTCGGGATCCCGCTGCTCGTCGTGGTGCGGTCGCGGGACGAACTCGCCGCGACGATCGACGCCGCGCCGCCGGATCACGGATCGTCGAAGCTCCGCAGCGAGGTGATCTTCCTCAAGCGCCCGCTCACCGCTGCGGACGCCCTCGCCGAGTTCCCCGACCTGCGCGACGGCGTGGATTCGGTGACGCCCGGTCCGGGCGCGATCTACTTCTCGCGCGTGGCGGCGCGCGCGACGAAGACGCGCATCCAACTGGTCATGGCGATGCCGATCTGCCGGCAGATGACGATGCGGACCTGGCGGACGTGCACGGCCCTGCTCGACAAGCTCGACGCGTCGTGA
- a CDS encoding DUF1761 domain-containing protein: MVPEINYWAVVLATLSSMAVGAIWYARPVFGNRWANLARVDMDRGGSAVMPLIVTLIVSFVSAWVLAGASTIAWHFYGGSYLMSALFTALILWAGFTAARFITHDAFEGRPSTLTIINIAHELVTFVVMGIIIGVWPPAGTV; encoded by the coding sequence ATGGTCCCCGAGATCAACTACTGGGCGGTCGTGCTGGCGACGCTGTCGAGCATGGCGGTCGGCGCGATCTGGTACGCGCGCCCGGTGTTCGGCAACCGATGGGCGAACCTTGCCCGGGTCGACATGGATCGCGGCGGAAGCGCGGTGATGCCGCTCATCGTGACCCTCATCGTGAGCTTCGTGTCGGCGTGGGTGCTCGCGGGCGCCTCGACCATCGCGTGGCACTTCTACGGCGGCAGCTACCTCATGTCGGCGCTGTTCACTGCGCTCATCCTGTGGGCCGGCTTCACCGCCGCGCGGTTCATCACCCACGACGCGTTCGAGGGGCGTCCCTCGACGCTCACGATCATCAACATCGCGCACGAACTGGTCACGTTCGTCGTGATGGGCATCATCATCGGGGTGTGGCCGCCGGCCGGCACGGTCTGA
- a CDS encoding IS1096 element passenger TnpR family protein translates to MSWRTSAPRAHITLRIDLDGVDRPTWRSLILDSGLGLSALAEAIVLAFGWTGTGTWRFGTAHTPWWGREADAWGCRALTPARPTHHRMHPDYDQWWEPEPEPACRREWTIGEIADRFGDGLEFEYRQLELDGVLGEPGPTWRHRIAVTEPDAASSRSSVARVAVLGGAGTVPRVGTESAYGELADPTSRQAMDHLFESAFPALADSLRDPTGDRWEALDAATEGASDAARRALRIDLIELGVLEPAKVDDAQMAATTAPVRDLLRSAASPEGIDLAASGALGEDLRVLRFARVQKGRLLTLAAVRERLLDDPAALWGTLAERLIRPGSSASYLGRSEVAELAIELVLSDQRDHGLCGRDVRRFAFDEAKRRGGRRELGDAELNRAKRLLAAMGLTDDDGRAIHPAARPFGIAMLRS, encoded by the coding sequence ATGTCATGGCGAACGAGCGCCCCACGCGCACATATCACGCTCCGCATCGACCTCGACGGTGTCGACCGGCCCACCTGGCGCTCCCTGATCCTCGATTCCGGGCTCGGCCTCTCCGCCCTGGCGGAGGCGATCGTGCTCGCGTTCGGCTGGACCGGCACCGGAACATGGCGCTTCGGGACGGCGCACACCCCGTGGTGGGGGCGTGAAGCAGACGCGTGGGGGTGTCGCGCCCTCACCCCGGCACGCCCCACGCACCACCGAATGCATCCCGACTACGACCAATGGTGGGAGCCTGAACCCGAACCCGCCTGCCGTCGCGAGTGGACCATCGGCGAAATCGCCGACCGCTTCGGCGACGGCCTCGAATTCGAGTACCGGCAACTCGAACTCGATGGCGTGCTGGGCGAGCCCGGCCCCACATGGCGCCATCGCATCGCGGTCACCGAACCGGACGCCGCGTCGTCGCGTTCGTCCGTGGCTCGCGTGGCGGTACTCGGCGGCGCCGGCACCGTGCCGCGCGTCGGCACCGAGAGCGCGTACGGTGAGCTGGCCGACCCGACGTCGCGTCAGGCGATGGACCACCTGTTCGAATCCGCCTTCCCCGCGCTGGCGGACAGCCTGCGCGACCCCACCGGCGACAGATGGGAAGCACTCGACGCCGCCACCGAAGGTGCGAGCGACGCGGCTCGACGCGCCCTTCGCATCGATCTCATCGAACTCGGGGTGCTCGAACCTGCGAAGGTCGATGACGCCCAGATGGCCGCTACGACCGCGCCGGTCCGCGATCTCCTGCGCTCCGCCGCATCGCCCGAGGGGATCGACCTGGCCGCCTCTGGGGCACTGGGCGAAGACCTCAGGGTGCTTCGCTTCGCTCGCGTTCAGAAGGGGCGATTGCTCACCCTCGCTGCGGTCCGCGAACGCCTGCTCGACGATCCCGCGGCGCTCTGGGGCACATTGGCCGAGCGGCTCATCAGGCCTGGGTCTTCCGCCTCCTACCTCGGGCGGTCTGAGGTCGCCGAACTCGCGATCGAGCTCGTGCTGAGCGACCAGCGCGATCACGGCCTCTGCGGGCGCGACGTGCGACGGTTCGCCTTCGACGAGGCGAAGCGCCGGGGTGGACGACGCGAACTCGGTGACGCCGAACTGAATCGAGCCAAGCGTCTGCTCGCCGCCATGGGTCTCACCGATGACGATGGTCGCGCCATCCATCCGGCCGCTCGACCGTTCGGCATCGCGATGCTCCGGAGCTGA
- a CDS encoding HNH endonuclease signature motif containing protein, which produces MDQPLDALARDVAELRAAWSGALPAFGMMDGPAQVEVAQMSDAGLVRVTDALARVRRDAEALLARVAAEVSTRSSAERPEGNLARAQGFHNPVRLIAASTGASRGEAAKLIAVGTATAERQTFDGARLPSRHPHVAAALASALIGIDAASTITSMLERVRVRADPGLADAAEAALVDLAARVPLDLLTRGVREAEARLDRDGVEPREEQLRDERSLTMREDSSGMVHLHARLDPETAAPIKAAIEAIVSDALRRREPASGPGPVVEDHRSIPQVQADALAAIARHALGCEQTLAPLAKATVVVRLDYDTLVEGLGHARIDGIDQPISATTARRLSADAELIPTVMGGDGVPLDLGRSARLFTRAQRIALAERDGGCASCGQNIAYVDAHHIRWWERDIGPTDLSNGVMLCSFCHQRIHRDGWEVCATRSEVWFTPPPHVDPAQTPRLGGRARFALPAFQPAA; this is translated from the coding sequence ATGGATCAGCCGTTGGATGCACTCGCACGCGACGTCGCCGAGTTGCGTGCGGCGTGGAGCGGCGCTCTGCCGGCCTTCGGAATGATGGACGGCCCGGCTCAGGTCGAGGTGGCGCAGATGAGCGACGCCGGGCTCGTGCGCGTGACCGACGCGCTCGCCCGAGTACGTCGAGACGCTGAAGCCCTGCTCGCGCGCGTCGCCGCCGAGGTGTCCACGCGCTCGAGCGCCGAGCGGCCCGAAGGCAACCTGGCGAGGGCGCAGGGGTTCCACAACCCGGTGCGGCTGATCGCCGCCTCGACCGGAGCGTCACGGGGCGAAGCGGCGAAGCTCATCGCGGTCGGCACCGCCACTGCTGAACGACAGACGTTCGACGGTGCTCGGCTGCCGTCGCGGCATCCGCACGTCGCCGCGGCGCTCGCGTCCGCCCTGATCGGCATCGATGCGGCTTCCACGATCACATCGATGCTCGAACGCGTGCGGGTGCGTGCCGATCCCGGGCTGGCCGACGCCGCCGAGGCCGCGCTGGTCGACCTCGCCGCACGGGTGCCGCTCGACCTGCTCACGCGCGGCGTGCGTGAGGCGGAGGCCAGGCTCGACCGCGACGGCGTCGAACCGCGTGAGGAGCAGCTCCGCGATGAGCGTTCCCTCACGATGCGCGAGGACTCCTCGGGCATGGTCCACCTGCACGCCCGACTCGACCCCGAGACCGCGGCACCGATCAAGGCCGCGATCGAGGCCATCGTGAGCGACGCACTGCGACGTCGCGAGCCGGCGTCGGGCCCGGGTCCGGTCGTCGAGGACCATCGCTCGATCCCCCAGGTCCAAGCCGACGCACTGGCCGCGATCGCACGCCACGCGCTGGGGTGCGAACAAACGCTCGCTCCGCTCGCGAAGGCCACCGTCGTGGTGCGCCTCGACTACGACACCCTCGTCGAAGGTCTCGGGCACGCGCGCATCGACGGCATCGATCAACCGATCTCCGCAACCACAGCCCGGCGGCTGTCGGCCGACGCCGAACTCATCCCGACGGTCATGGGCGGTGACGGCGTTCCGCTCGACCTGGGCCGCTCGGCCCGGCTCTTCACCCGCGCCCAGCGAATCGCACTCGCCGAGCGCGACGGCGGATGCGCGTCATGCGGCCAGAACATCGCCTACGTCGACGCGCACCACATCAGGTGGTGGGAACGCGACATCGGCCCGACCGACTTGAGCAACGGCGTCATGCTCTGTTCTTTCTGCCACCAACGGATCCACCGCGATGGATGGGAGGTTTGCGCCACCCGATCCGAAGTATGGTTCACCCCGCCGCCCCACGTCGACCCAGCGCAGACACCGCGACTCGGCGGCCGAGCGCGCTTCGCGCTGCCCGCGTTCCAGCCGGCCGCGTAG